A part of Cannabis sativa cultivar Pink pepper isolate KNU-18-1 chromosome 6, ASM2916894v1, whole genome shotgun sequence genomic DNA contains:
- the LOC115695730 gene encoding RING-H2 finger protein ATL48, with translation MGSAEADFDDLFVEKKRVRNPFVPLGAFLTAGVLTAGLISFKRGNSQLGQKLMRARVVVQGGTVALMVGTAYYYGDNPWQSK, from the exons ATGGGTTCAGCTGAGGCCGATTTCGATGATCTTTTTGTGGAGAAGAAACGGGTTAGGAACCCTTTTGTTCCCCTTG GGGCATTTTTGACTGCGGGGGTGCTCACAGCTGGGTTAATAAGCTTCAAGCGAGGCAATTCCCAGTTGGGTCAGAAGCTTATGAGAGCTCGTGTGGTTGTCCAAGGTGGTACGGTGGCGCTTATGGTTGGCACTGCTTACTACTATGGAGATAATCCTTGGCAATCAAAGTAA